The genomic segment CATCCCGGTGTACCTGCGTACCGCCCGTGCGGAAGCGGCCGAACTCAAGAGCAGGCTGTTCGTGGACGCGGCCCGGACCTTCGGCGCGACCAGCTGGCCGACGATCTACCGCCACATCCTGCCGATCGCGCTGCCCACCCTGCTGACCGTGGCCACGCTCGACTTCTGCTTCGTCATGCTCACCGAGTCTTCCCTGAGCTTCCTCGGCATCGGCATCCAGCCACCGGAGGTCAGCTGGGGCCTGATGGTCGCGCAGGGCCGCCAGTACCTGCAGACGGCGTGGTGGATCGCGGTGCTGCCGGGCGTGGCGATCGTGGTGACCACGGTGTCCGCCACCGTGCTCGCCGCCTGGGTGCGCCTCGCCACCGACCCGGCCCAGCGCTGGCGGCTGACCCTGCCGCGGCGCGCCCGTCCCACCACCACGGAGGTCACCGCATGAACGCGGCAGCCACAACCGAGTCCACTTCGGACACCACCGCGGCCGTGGCGCTCGAGGTCGACGGGCTCTGCGTCGACCTGCGCACCCCGGCCGGCACGGTCCGCGCGGTGGACCAGGTCAGCTTCTCGGTGCGCCGGGGCCGGACACTGGCGCTGCTCGGCGAGTCCGGCTGCGGCAAGTCGATCACCGCGCAGACCATCGCCGGGCTGCTCGACCCGATCGCCGAGGTGGCGGGCGGCGCGGTCCGGGTGGCGGGCACCGACGTGCTGAAGCTCAGCCGCAGCGAACGCCGTCGGCTGGCCGGGCCGGTGCTGTCGATCGTCTTCCAGGACGCGCTGACCGCGATGAACCCCGTGCAGCCGGTGGGCAGGCAGCTCGGTGAACCGTTCCGCATTCACCGGAAGCTGTCCCGGCGGGCGGCGCGGGAGAAGGCCATCGAGCTGATGGAGACCGTCGGCATCCCCGAACCGCGGGCGCGGGCGCGGTCGTTCCCGCACCAGTTCTCCGGCGGCATGCGGCAGCGGCTGCTGATCGCGATGGCCGTGGCGCTCGGCCCGCAGGTGCTGATCGCCGACGAGCCGACCACCGCGCTCGACGTGACCGTGCAGGCGCAGGTGATGCGGTTGCTGCGCGAGCTGCAGGAGGAGCGTGAGATGGCGCTCGTGCTGATCACCCACGACCTGGCCGTGGTCGCCGAGCAGGCGGACGACGTGGCGATCATGTACGCCGGAAACGTGGTGGAAACCGGGCCGGTGCGCGAGGTCTTCGCCGACCCGCGCCACCCCTACACCCGTGGGCTGCTGGATTCGGTGCCCGAGCACGGGGTTCGCGGGCGGCCGCTGCACGCCGTGCCCGGCAGTCCACCCGAACTCAGCGCGGTACCAACGGGTTGCGTGTTCCAGGCCCGCTGCCCCAAGGCCACCGACCTGTGTGCCGAACAGCGCCCGCGGCTGAGCACCACCGGCTCGTCCCGGTCGGCGGCCTGCCACTTCCCGGAGGAGCTTTCCCATGCCTGACACACTGCTCGAGGTCAGTGGTGTCCGGAAGACCTTCCGGGTGGCCAGGAACCGGCTGACCGCGCTGGACGGGGTCGACCTGCGGATCGGCCGCGGGGAGACCGTCGGCCTGGTGGGGGAGTCGGGGTGCGGCAAGTCCACCCTGGCCCGGGTGCTGATGCTGCTGGAGCGGCCGGACGAGGGCACCGTTTCCTTCGCCGGGGTCGACCCGTTCACCCTGCGCGGCAAGGAACTGCTGGCCTGGCGTCGCCGCGTGCAGATGGTCTTCCAGGACCCGTTCGCCTCGCTGAACGCCCGGATGACCGCGGCCGAGCTGATCGGGGAGCCGTGGCGGACGCACCGCGACGTCCAGCCGACCGCGGCCGCGCGGGCGGCCCGGGTCCGGGAGCTGCTCGACCTGGTCGGCCTGCGTGCCGGTGACGCCGAGCGGTACCCGAACGAGTTCTCCGGCGGGCAGCGCCAGCGGCTGGGGATCGCCCGCGCGCTGGCGCTCGAGCCCGAGCTGATCATCTGCGACGAACCGGTGTCCGCATTGGACCTTTCGGTGCAGGCGCAGGTGCTGAACCTGCTCGCGGAACTGCAGGAGCGGCTCGGCGTGTCCTACCTGTTCATCTCGCACGACCTGTCGGTGGTCCGGCACGTCGCCGACCGGGTTTCGGTGATGTACCTGGGGAAGGTGATCGAGCACGGGCCCGCCGAGGCGGTCTTCGACCAGCCGCTGCACCCGTACACGGCCGCGCTGATGTCGGCCGCGCCGTCGCTGGACGTGTCGGGTTCGGCGCGCCCGGAACGGATCCTGCTCCAGGGCGAACTGCCGTCACCGCTGAACCCGCCGTCGGGCTGCCGGTTCCGGACGCGGTGCTGGCAGGCCACGGACCGGTGCGCGGCCGAAGCGCCACCGGTGGTCTCGCGAGAAGCCCACGAAGGGCTTTGCCACTTCCCGCTGGCCGCCGCCGCGGCGTCCGCGTGAGCGTGCTGCAGTTCGGCCTCCTCTCGGCCGTCGTGCTCGTCGGCGCGCTGCTGCAGGTGTCGATCGGCTTCGGGCTCGGGATGCTGGCCGCGCCGGTGATCGCGCTGGTCGACCCGGGCCTGATCCCGGTGGTGCTGCTCCTGCTGGCGACCGGGGTGACCGCGGCGACCGTGCTGATCGAGCGCGCGCACCTGGACCTGCGTGGCGCGGGCTGGGCACTCGGCGGCCGGGTGCCCGGCACGATCGCCGGTGCCGCACTCGTGGCGTTCCTGCCGGCGCGGGCGCTCGCACTGTGCGTCGCCGGGGTGGTGGTGCTCGGGGTGGTCGCGAGCCTGCGCGGGTTCCGGCCGCACCCGACCCCGCGGGCGGTGGCGCTGGCCGGGGCGGCGTCCGGGCTGATGGGCACCGCCACCTCGATCGGCGGGCCGCCGATGGCGCTGGTCTGGCAGCGCTACGCCGGGCCGCGGCTGCGTGGCACGATGAGCGCCTTCTTCCTGGTCGGT from the Amycolatopsis magusensis genome contains:
- a CDS encoding sulfite exporter TauE/SafE family protein; translation: MSVLQFGLLSAVVLVGALLQVSIGFGLGMLAAPVIALVDPGLIPVVLLLLATGVTAATVLIERAHLDLRGAGWALGGRVPGTIAGAALVAFLPARALALCVAGVVVLGVVASLRGFRPHPTPRAVALAGAASGLMGTATSIGGPPMALVWQRYAGPRLRGTMSAFFLVGSLLSLGALAIAGVVHAETLRYSAFLAPAAAAGVLLARPLSRWLDPDRTRWIAMALAVTGAATLTVRQFL
- a CDS encoding ABC transporter ATP-binding protein, which codes for MPDTLLEVSGVRKTFRVARNRLTALDGVDLRIGRGETVGLVGESGCGKSTLARVLMLLERPDEGTVSFAGVDPFTLRGKELLAWRRRVQMVFQDPFASLNARMTAAELIGEPWRTHRDVQPTAAARAARVRELLDLVGLRAGDAERYPNEFSGGQRQRLGIARALALEPELIICDEPVSALDLSVQAQVLNLLAELQERLGVSYLFISHDLSVVRHVADRVSVMYLGKVIEHGPAEAVFDQPLHPYTAALMSAAPSLDVSGSARPERILLQGELPSPLNPPSGCRFRTRCWQATDRCAAEAPPVVSREAHEGLCHFPLAAAAASA
- a CDS encoding ABC transporter ATP-binding protein, translating into MNAAATTESTSDTTAAVALEVDGLCVDLRTPAGTVRAVDQVSFSVRRGRTLALLGESGCGKSITAQTIAGLLDPIAEVAGGAVRVAGTDVLKLSRSERRRLAGPVLSIVFQDALTAMNPVQPVGRQLGEPFRIHRKLSRRAAREKAIELMETVGIPEPRARARSFPHQFSGGMRQRLLIAMAVALGPQVLIADEPTTALDVTVQAQVMRLLRELQEEREMALVLITHDLAVVAEQADDVAIMYAGNVVETGPVREVFADPRHPYTRGLLDSVPEHGVRGRPLHAVPGSPPELSAVPTGCVFQARCPKATDLCAEQRPRLSTTGSSRSAACHFPEELSHA